The Micromonospora sp. NBC_00421 genome contains a region encoding:
- the pknB gene encoding Stk1 family PASTA domain-containing Ser/Thr kinase, whose product MTAQARLLGGRYQVGELLGYGGMAEVHRGRDLRLGRDVAIKMLRTDLARDATFQMRFRREAQNAASLNHPAIVAVYDTGEETAPTGETLPFIVMEFVNGRTLKEVLGVEGRLQPRRALEICADMCAALEFSHRHGIIHRDIKPGNVMLTQTGQVKVMDFGIARALASGATTMTQTSAVIGTAQYLSPEQARGEAVDARSDVYAAGCVLFELVCGHPPFVGDSPVSVAYQHVREAPPTPSDINPDVTPAIDAIVLKALSKNPLNRYQSAGEMRADLLRAAAGRPVMATPVMTQDETTPMAAASSGYPTQVVGQQTRQIPARVGDPQRRKSSAWVIAAFAAVGVLAVIALVAALLMNGAGDETKTSPVPNLAGKTQDAAFTEIRNLGLVPATGDQVFDSTCKVGTVAKQDPPAGTALEENRQVTVNICGGKPEVSIPTGLKGSKVESAETRLTNDKFRVKVVTKDSEESEDIVLDVSPPEGEKVPEGTEVTLTVSKGNVREVPNVKDLSQTEATRALQNAGFKVNAELGSEVPADEAGKVQSQNPKGGTKKAKNTTVTIVVSVPEVTESPTPPTPTTPVPTTTPPGDGTGGGFPLPTPPFRVEDE is encoded by the coding sequence ATGACAGCCCAGGCCCGCCTGCTCGGTGGCAGGTACCAGGTCGGCGAGCTGCTCGGTTACGGCGGCATGGCCGAGGTGCACCGCGGTCGGGACCTCCGGCTCGGTCGGGACGTCGCGATCAAGATGCTCCGGACAGACCTGGCCCGGGACGCCACCTTCCAGATGCGGTTCCGCCGCGAGGCGCAGAACGCCGCGTCGCTCAACCATCCGGCGATCGTCGCCGTCTACGACACCGGCGAGGAGACCGCCCCGACCGGCGAGACCCTCCCGTTCATCGTGATGGAGTTCGTGAACGGGCGGACCCTCAAGGAGGTCCTCGGCGTCGAGGGGCGGCTCCAGCCGCGCCGGGCGCTGGAGATCTGCGCCGACATGTGCGCGGCCCTGGAGTTCAGCCACCGGCACGGGATCATCCACCGGGACATCAAGCCCGGCAACGTGATGCTCACCCAGACCGGTCAGGTCAAGGTGATGGACTTCGGCATCGCCCGCGCGCTGGCCAGCGGCGCCACCACGATGACACAGACCAGTGCGGTGATCGGCACGGCCCAGTACCTCTCCCCGGAGCAGGCGCGCGGTGAGGCCGTCGACGCCCGCTCCGACGTGTACGCCGCCGGTTGCGTGCTGTTCGAGCTGGTCTGCGGTCATCCGCCGTTCGTCGGCGACAGCCCGGTCAGCGTGGCGTACCAGCACGTGCGGGAGGCCCCGCCGACGCCGAGCGACATCAACCCGGACGTCACCCCGGCTATCGACGCGATCGTGCTGAAGGCGCTGTCGAAGAACCCGCTCAACCGCTACCAGAGCGCCGGCGAGATGCGGGCCGACCTGCTCCGTGCCGCCGCCGGTCGACCGGTGATGGCCACCCCGGTGATGACCCAGGACGAGACGACCCCGATGGCGGCGGCGTCGTCCGGCTACCCGACGCAGGTGGTCGGTCAGCAGACCCGGCAGATCCCGGCCCGGGTCGGCGACCCGCAGCGGCGCAAGAGTTCGGCCTGGGTGATCGCGGCGTTCGCGGCGGTCGGCGTGCTGGCGGTGATCGCCCTGGTGGCGGCCCTGCTGATGAACGGTGCCGGAGACGAGACCAAGACGAGCCCGGTGCCCAACCTGGCGGGCAAGACGCAGGACGCCGCCTTCACCGAGATCCGCAACCTCGGTCTGGTGCCGGCGACCGGCGACCAGGTCTTCGACAGCACCTGCAAGGTGGGTACGGTCGCCAAGCAGGACCCGCCGGCCGGCACCGCGCTGGAGGAGAACCGGCAGGTGACGGTGAACATCTGCGGTGGCAAGCCCGAGGTCAGCATCCCCACCGGCCTCAAGGGCAGCAAGGTCGAGAGCGCCGAGACCCGCCTCACGAACGACAAGTTCCGCGTCAAGGTCGTGACGAAGGACAGCGAGGAGAGCGAGGACATCGTCCTCGACGTCTCCCCGCCCGAGGGGGAGAAGGTGCCGGAGGGCACCGAGGTGACCCTGACCGTCTCCAAGGGCAACGTCCGTGAGGTGCCGAACGTCAAGGACCTCAGCCAGACGGAGGCCACCCGGGCCCTGCAGAACGCCGGCTTCAAGGTGAACGCCGAACTCGGTTCGGAGGTGCCGGCGGACGAGGCCGGCAAGGTGCAGAGCCAGAACCCGAAGGGTGGCACCAAGAAGGCGAAGAACACCACGGTCACCA